Proteins co-encoded in one Arachis hypogaea cultivar Tifrunner chromosome 11, arahy.Tifrunner.gnm2.J5K5, whole genome shotgun sequence genomic window:
- the LOC112722588 gene encoding uncharacterized protein, giving the protein MAFFGRIGNLLRNAANKQISSELLSSPSIFQAIRCMSSAPSSKLFIGGVSYSTDEQGLREAFSRYGEVVDARIIVDRDSGRSRGFGFVTFSSAEEASSAIQALDGQDLHGRRIRVNYANERPRGFGGGGGGFGGSYGNAPYGAGAGYGSAYGNSPYDGAPGGGGGGGYGGNAAGGYGGGGYGSGGNYGRSGYDNNYSTPDSYGSSSAGGSGDYGGNSGNFGVAGGGGGSDSYGSAPGFDAAAGVGSHETSAGFGGSDNYASAGGFDGSEGSGYGSSDQLDNKETSIEGDDMDLVEGNYKDDNDDTDDFAKRA; this is encoded by the exons ATGGCTTTCTTTGGTCGAATTGGGAATTTACTCAGAAATGCTGCAAACAAGCAGATCAGTTCAGAATTGCTCTCATCCCCATCTATTTTCCAGGCAATACGGTGCATGTCATCTGCTCCAAGCTCAAAACTGTTCATTGGAG GTGTTTCATATTCTACTGATGAGCAAGGTTTGAGGGAGGCATTTTCAAGATATGGAGAAGTTGTTGATG CAAGGATAATTGTGGATCGTGATAGTGGTAGATCCAGGGGATTTGGTTTTGTTACTTTCAGTTCAGCTGAGGAGGCATCAAGTGCTATTCAAGCCTTGGATGGACAG GATCTTCATGGTCGCCGGATTAGGGTAAATTATGCTAATGAAAGGCCCCGTGGATTCGGCGGTGGAGGTGGTGGTTTTGGTGGTTCTTATGGCAATGCACCATATGGTGCTGGTGCTGGCTATGGAAGTGCTTACGGTAACTCTCCTTATGATGGTGCTccaggtggtggtggtggtggcggttaTGGTGGCAATGCTGCTGGAGGTTACGGTGGAGGCGGCTATGGATCTGGTGGCAATTATGGTCGCAGTGGCTATGACAATAACTATTCCACTCCTGACAGTTATGGAAGTAGCAGTGCTGGTGGCAGTGGAGATTATGGTGGTAACAGTGGGAATTTTGGTGttgctggtggtggtggaggaagtGATAGCTATGGCAGTGCTCCTGGTTTTGATGCTGCTGCTGGTGTAGGTAGTCATGAAACATCTGCTGGTTTTGGTGGCAGTGATAATTATGCCAGTGCTGGTGGATTTGATGGAAGTGAGGGATCCGGATATGGCAGTAGTGACCAACTGGATAACAAAGAAACCAGCATTGAAGGCGACGATATGGACTTAGTAGAAGGAAATTACAAAGATGACAATGATGATACCGATGACTTTGCCAAAAGGGCTTGA
- the LOC112722586 gene encoding uncharacterized protein gives MDFWVVVAGAGAGYLAKYWKRVAKSSDRSPHLSSEDPNLENCESPRSSFRGQALRDRLGKNVPLDRRISDANSTDGLSTLDLASNIGLDGEEVRHLRTLNDGDVPFGSNLTGLFTANGNYDDIEDGNEQSSNVSSHCGFLHPSLPRREVSSILNVSGNKTSLRTKRRRVHTSRPISSLESCLVAQLYKEHADIEERFVTSVSSPSRATGSFHVCDRSQKISSADDDDSSFVFIGSEENKLLREASQVKDENILFGVPPLPKIRSSSGFRKMRFNAKNKQSRRICSFNGVLNGKDVYTQHDATFLFSLGISFGILSTTLANKREMDKLRELLKKNENLVQDLQEELDMKDSMTVKELHSENYGSQDTCDHSFCDKELNGFSPEKHTDNSPITNLKKIYDEKEDENSECMSKIEAELEAELERLGLNMNESSLDRRLSELVEVDADFVADFAQGELRADMVDGEDFDLPKSNEDASDPMIVPANYAVSPHELSLRLHEVIQSRLEDRVQELELALQNSQRKLRVMESKHAGSSQEYFPSCKQASSFAKGNILTYDDCDPIAEPRAANLSSEALAEYNEAFEDSIKIDESEEHSLPSNYDSANKGRSHIHDWDVFGEDQHGGGNGSMTQSPVNGERLSMELSSSEVLILARQSSSVQGLDDVSGDEDCDCDSEMERQLIRQIVERTKKGSPVLQNARRILYSMDDDYDEH, from the exons ATGGATTTTTGGGTAGTTGTAGCTGGTGCTGGAGCTGGGTACTTAGCTAAATATTGGAAAAGGGTTGCAAAGAGTAGTGATAGGTCACCTCATTTATCTTCAGAGGATCCCAATTTGGAGAACTGTGAGTCCCCGAGAAGCTCCTTTCGCGGGCAAGCATTGAGAGATAGATTGGGGAAGAATGTTCCTTTGGATAGAAGGATTTCGGATGCGAACTCAACGGATGGTCTTTCGACTCTAGATCTGGCTTCTAACATAGGGCTTGATGGTGAAGAAGTTAGACACTTGAGGACTTTGAATGATGGCGATGTTCCTTTTGGATCGAATTTAACAGGTTTATTCACAGCTAATGGGAACTATGATGATATTGAAGATGGAAATGAGCAAAGCTCCAATGTTAGTAGCCATTGTGGTTTCCTGCATCCGAGTTTGCCTAGAAGAGAAGTGAGTTCTATACTTAATGTATCCGGAAATAAAACCTCTCTTAGGACTAAGCGTAGGCGTGTTCATACTAGTAGACCAATAAGTTCACTAGAAAGTTGCTTAGTGGCTCAGCTATACAAAGAACATGCTGATATTGAAGAACGCTTTGTTACTTCTGTTTCATCGCCATCTAGAGCCACAGGGTCATTTCATGTATGTGATAGAAGCCAAAAAATTAGCAGCGCAGACGATGATGATTCTAGCTTTGTGTTTATTGGAAGTGAAGAAAACAAGTTGCTCAGGGAAGCCAGTCAAGTGAAAgatgaaaatatattatttgggGTCCCGCCATTGCCAAAAATTAGATCATCCAGTGGTTTCAGGAAGATGAGATTTAATGCAAAAAATAAGCAAAGTAGGAGAATTTGCTCTTTTAATGGTGTGCTAAATGGAAAAGACGTCTATACTCAACATG ATGCAACATTTCTCTTCAGTCTTGGGATTTCTTTTGGTATATTATCTACCACCTtggcaaataaaagagaaatggaCAAGTTGAGAGAATTGCTGAAGAAGAATGAGAATTTGGTTCAAGATCTACAGGAAGAACTTGACATGAAGGATTCAATGACAGTGAAGGAGTTACATAGTGAAAACTATGGTTCACAGGATACATGTGATCATTCCTTCTGCGATAAGGAGCTAAATGGATTTTCCCCTGAAAAGCACACGGATAACTCTCCAATAACTAACCTCAAAAAAATATATGATGAGAAGGAAGATGAAAATTCGGAATGTATGAGCAAAATTGAAGCGGAGCTTGAAGCCGAACTTGAGAGGTTGGGGTTAAACATGAACGAATCTAGCCTAGATAGAAGACTGTCTGAGCTTGTCGAG GTTGATGCTGACTTCGTAGCAGATTTTGCTCAAGGTGAGTTGCGAGCTGACATGGTCGACGGGGAAGATTTTgatctcccaaaatcaaatgaggACGCCAGCGACCCTATGATCGTCCCTGCAAACTATGCAGTTTCACCTCATGAACTTAGTTTGCGTTTGCATGAAGTCATCCAATCAAGACTCGAGGATCGTGTGCAGGAGCTTGAGCTTGCCTTACAAAATAGCCAGAGGAAATTACGTGTTATGGAATCAAAGCATGCAGGTAGTTCTCAAGAGTATTTCCCAAGTTGTAAACAAGCATCCTCCTTTGCCAAAGGGAATATTTTGACCTACGATGACTGCGACCCTATAGCCGAACCCAGAGCTGCAAATTTATCCAGTGAAGCTCTAGCTGAATACAATGAGGCGTTTGAAGATTCAATCAAGATAGATGAGTCTGAAGAACATTCACTACCAAGCAACTATGACAGTGCCAACAAAGGACGTTCGCATATACATGATTGGGACGTGTTCGGGGAGGATCAACATGGTGGAGGAAATGGTTCCATGACTCAGTCCCCTGTCAACGGAGAGAGACTTTCGATGGAACTTTCTTCAAGTGAGGTGTTGATCTTGGCAAGACAAAGCTCTAGTGTTCAGGGATTGGATGATGTAAGTGGAGATGAAGATTGTGATTGTGATTCCGAAATGGAAAGGCAATTGATAAGGCAAATTGTTGAGAGGACCAAAAAGGGTTCTCCTGTTCTTCAAAATGCACGAAGGATATTGTATTCTAtggatgatgattatgatgaacACTGA